A stretch of Deltaproteobacteria bacterium DNA encodes these proteins:
- the iscX gene encoding Fe-S cluster assembly protein IscX: MALRWEDAEDIAEQLAAAHPDVDPLTVRFTDLHRWVCALPDFADDPKASSEGKLERIQMAWVDQRES, translated from the coding sequence ATGGCGCTCAGGTGGGAAGACGCAGAAGACATCGCGGAGCAGCTGGCGGCGGCGCATCCCGACGTCGACCCGCTGACCGTCCGCTTCACCGATCTCCACCGCTGGGTGTGCGCGCTGCCGGACTTCGCCGACGATCCGAAGGCGTCCAGCGAGGGAAAGCTCGAGCGCATCCAGATGGCGTGG
- the hscA gene encoding Fe-S protein assembly chaperone HscA, with protein sequence MERIVGIDLGTTNSLVAVLGEDGPRVLAEPETGARLLPSAVAFLPGGEVVVGRRARELAPDRPFEAILSVKRFMGLGFEHVSDEDRRRYRFVEGGRGVVRFVVEGREVTPPEVSALILRELKRWAEHALGGPVSKAVVTVPAYFNDSQRQATKDAGRLAGLEVLRLVNEPTAAALAYGLDKGEEGTIAVYDLGGGTFDISILKLRGGIFEVLATNGDTRLGGDDLDARLAEVVLAELPPELAARPSVRARARAAAERAKQELSAVERTEVALELPEIGRQARAPIGREEFERLIRDIVARTVTPCRQALKDAGVEARDVREVVAVGGSTRVPLVRRQIDEIFGRPPLVDIDPDEVVALGAGIQAGILSGGRRDMLLLDVVPLSLGIETMGGVFTRLIDRNTTIPASVKETFTTAVDSQTSVDIHVLQGERELAADNRSLARFKIPVTPLPAGVPRLEVTFLVDANGILSVTAADMRTGLERSVEVKPSYGLTEDQLERMLEESIDHAEDDVRQRQLREARVEADVILAATRQSLAAHGSLLVPGEADEIGAAVGALEAARAGEDYVRIRDTVEALSRTSEPFARRIMDESLREALASRRLEEL encoded by the coding sequence GTGGAGCGGATCGTCGGCATTGATCTCGGCACCACCAACAGCCTCGTGGCCGTGCTCGGCGAGGACGGCCCGCGGGTGCTGGCCGAACCCGAGACCGGCGCGCGGCTCCTGCCTTCGGCCGTCGCCTTCCTGCCCGGCGGCGAGGTGGTCGTCGGGCGGCGGGCGCGCGAGCTCGCGCCCGATCGTCCCTTCGAGGCGATCCTCTCCGTGAAGCGCTTCATGGGTCTCGGCTTCGAGCACGTGAGCGACGAGGATCGCCGGCGGTATCGCTTCGTGGAGGGGGGCCGGGGTGTGGTCCGTTTCGTGGTCGAGGGCCGTGAGGTGACGCCGCCCGAGGTGTCGGCGCTCATCCTGCGCGAGCTCAAGCGCTGGGCCGAGCACGCGCTCGGGGGCCCCGTCAGCAAGGCCGTGGTCACGGTGCCGGCGTACTTCAACGACAGCCAGCGCCAGGCGACCAAGGACGCCGGGCGGCTCGCAGGCCTCGAGGTGCTGCGCCTCGTGAACGAGCCGACCGCGGCGGCGCTCGCCTACGGGCTCGACAAGGGCGAGGAGGGGACGATCGCGGTCTACGACCTCGGGGGCGGCACCTTCGACATCTCCATCCTGAAGCTCCGCGGCGGGATCTTCGAGGTGCTGGCCACGAACGGCGACACCCGTCTTGGCGGCGACGACCTCGACGCGCGGCTGGCCGAGGTGGTCCTCGCCGAGCTGCCTCCGGAGCTCGCCGCGCGGCCGTCCGTGCGGGCGCGGGCGCGCGCCGCCGCCGAACGCGCCAAGCAGGAGCTCTCCGCGGTCGAGCGGACCGAGGTCGCGCTCGAGCTGCCCGAGATCGGCCGCCAGGCCCGCGCCCCCATCGGCCGGGAAGAGTTCGAGCGCTTGATCCGCGACATCGTCGCGCGCACCGTCACGCCGTGCCGCCAGGCGCTCAAGGACGCGGGCGTCGAGGCCCGTGACGTCCGCGAGGTCGTCGCGGTGGGCGGCTCGACGCGCGTCCCGCTCGTCCGCCGCCAGATCGACGAGATCTTCGGCCGGCCGCCGCTGGTCGACATCGACCCGGACGAGGTCGTGGCCCTGGGCGCCGGTATCCAGGCCGGCATCCTCTCGGGCGGCCGGCGGGACATGCTCCTCCTCGACGTCGTGCCGCTGTCGCTGGGCATCGAGACCATGGGCGGCGTGTTCACGCGTCTCATCGACCGCAACACGACGATCCCGGCGAGCGTCAAGGAGACGTTCACCACCGCGGTCGACAGCCAGACGTCGGTGGACATCCACGTGCTCCAGGGCGAGCGGGAGCTGGCGGCCGACAACCGCAGCCTCGCGCGCTTCAAGATCCCCGTCACGCCGTTGCCTGCCGGCGTGCCGCGGCTCGAGGTGACGTTCCTGGTCGACGCCAACGGGATTCTGAGCGTCACCGCTGCCGACATGCGCACCGGGCTCGAGCGCTCCGTCGAGGTGAAGCCGTCCTACGGCCTCACCGAAGACCAGCTGGAGCGCATGCTCGAGGAGTCGATCGACCATGCCGAGGACGACGTCCGCCAGCGGCAGCTCCGCGAGGCGCGCGTCGAGGCCGACGTCATCCTCGCCGCGACGCGCCAGTCGCTCGCCGCGCACGGGTCACTCCTGGTGCCCGGGGAAGCGGACGAGATCGGCGCCGCGGTGGGCGCGCTCGAGGCAGCCAGGGCGGGGGAGGACTACGTTCGCATCCGCGATACGGTCGAAGCCCTCAGCCGCACGAGCGAGCCCTTCGCCCGCCGCATCATGGACGAGTCGCTGAGAGAGGCGCTCGCGAGTCGGCGCCTCGAGGAGCTCTGA
- a CDS encoding iron-sulfur cluster assembly accessory protein translates to MVSLTEGAARKIQALVADKGLPDGGLRVKVVGGGCSGLTYKMDLDRPREGDRVFERDGAKLVVDRKSFLYLNGTELDYTDELMSSGFNLRNPNVKRTCGCGSSFVV, encoded by the coding sequence TCGCTGACCGAAGGGGCCGCGCGCAAGATCCAGGCCTTGGTCGCGGACAAGGGTCTCCCCGACGGGGGCCTGCGCGTCAAGGTGGTCGGCGGCGGCTGCTCGGGTCTCACGTACAAGATGGACCTCGACCGCCCGCGCGAGGGTGATCGAGTCTTCGAGCGCGACGGCGCCAAGCTCGTCGTCGACCGCAAGAGCTTCCTCTACCTCAACGGGACCGAGCTCGATTACACCGACGAGCTCATGTCCTCGGGCTTCAACCTGCGGAATCCGAACGTGAAGCGCACCTGCGGGTGCGGCTCCTCGTTCGTGGTCTGA